In Rutidosis leptorrhynchoides isolate AG116_Rl617_1_P2 chromosome 2, CSIRO_AGI_Rlap_v1, whole genome shotgun sequence, one genomic interval encodes:
- the LOC139887686 gene encoding bHLH transcription factor RHL1-like: MSLQDLQNSTNNLDPTPSHDDFLDQMLSGLQSGVSWPEISAGNGPSGGGGGGAHNNKSSLPWDVDQFDHDQSTFLATKLRQHQISTGSGEAGNSAAKSLRLPQQLVLPRGLDHIACDFGLFQNEMVDVSSFKSHNGDGDNSIQTLFNGFSGSLHSNQSPNFQYPTSHSFGSQSAASSLMNQALSTGGTTASGGGVTGPPVPSTGGTTDSGGGVTGSQVQPRQRVRARRGQATDPHSIAERLRRERIAERMKSLQELVPNANKTDKASMLDEIIDYVKFLQLQVKVLSMSRLGGASAVAPLVANISTEGGRDSVQVVGGGSGGGSSSGVQRSNNGLTPSSNNETMKVAENQVVKLMEEDMGSAMQYLQGKGLCLMPISLATAISTTTCLPSPARKNPSSPNLSALTVQSANGVLPPEASPHQSPPPSPLLGIYRPKQ; the protein is encoded by the exons ATGTCACTACAAGACCTCCAAAACAGCACCAACAACTTAGATCCTACACCATCTCATGATGATTTTCTTGATCAGATGCTTAGCGGTCTCCAATCTGGTGTCTCTTGGCCGGAAATATCAGCCGGAAACGGccctagtggtggtggtggtggtggtgctcACAATAATAAGTCTTCTCTTCCATGGGATGTTGATCAGTTTGATCATGATCAGTCAACTTTCCTAGCAACTAAACTCCGGCAACATCAGATCAGCACCGGTTCCGGTGAAGCTGGAAATTCGGCTGCTAAATCGTTACGTCTTCCACAACAGTTGGTGCTGCCTAGAGGGTTAGATCACATCGCCTGTGATTTTGGGCTTTTTCAAAATGAAATGGTTGATGTTTCATCGTTCAAATCTCAT AATGGAGATGGAGATAATTCGATTCAAACACTTTTTAATGGGTTTTCTGGATCTCTTCATTCCAATCAATCCCCGAACTTCCAATATCCTACG TCTCATAGCTTTGGATCTCAGAGTGCTGCATCATCCTTGATGAACCAAGCACTGTCCACCGGAGGAACTACTGCCTCCGGTGGAGGCGTTACAGGACCGCCAGTACCGTCCACCGGAGGCACTACTGACTCCGGTGGAGGCGTTACAGGATCGCAAGTACAACCACGACAAAGAGTTCGGGCTAGAAGAGGACAAGCCACCGATCCGCATAGTATCGCGGAACGA CTCCGGCGAGAGAGGATTGCTGAGAGAATGAAATCGCTACAAGAACTCGTTCCAAATGCTAATAAG ACAGACAAGGCTTCAATGCTAGATGAGATCATAGATTATGTCAAGTTCCTCCAGCTCCAAGTCAAA GTTTTGAGCATGAGTCGATTAGGAGGTGCATCTGCTGTTGCTCCTCTTGTGGCAAATATCTCCACCGAG GGAGGTCGTGACAGTGTACAAGTagttggtggtggtagtggtggtggtagcAGTAGTGGTGTGCAACGAAGCAACAATGGTCTGACACCATCTTCAAACAATGAGACGATGAAGGTTGCAGAGAATCAAGTGGTGAAGTTGATGGAAGAGGATATGGGTTCAGCCATGCAATACCTGCAAGGAAAAGGTCTATGTCTTATGCCGATTTCACTAGCCACCGCTATCTCAACAACCACATGTCTTCCTTCTCCCGCCAG GAAGAATCCTTCATCACCTAATCTATCTGCATTGACAGTCCAGTCGGCAAACGGAGTTTTGCCACCGGAAG CATCACCACACCAATCACCACCACCGTCACCATTGTTGGGAATTTATAGACCCAAACAATGA